The proteins below are encoded in one region of Actinomycetes bacterium:
- the nhaC gene encoding Na+/H+ antiporter NhaC, producing MVVPSDAQPAPKKPSLFDALVPVIFLMISLAFAIVIYGDNAIGGPVQVSLFLSAIVAGLMGYKNSHSITRMSKAAVDSIATAMGAIFILFAVGALIGTWNMSGTIATMTSWGIQVLNPNWFYLTAAIICGLIALGIGSAWTVMGTIGVALIAISEALGINSAAAAGAVISGAYFGDKMSPLSETTNLAPAISGTDLYTHIRSMMVTTIPAILIALGLFAFFGLRQDARGDIPVDTAVEAIEKYYTTGIITLIPLAAVIWLAVKRTPPTLAIITGALLGGIIAIIFQTDRVIEFAQSSRLDAEAEPVGNTLNLIEGVWDAMAIGYTVETEFPALNDLLSGGGMESMLNTIWLIMVALAFGGIMNITGFLGRLIEPLKKRAKTDRGAMVATGTTAIGINVLAADQYLAIVLTGNVYKYDFRQRGIAPQSLSRQIEDTATVTSPLIPWNSCGAYAAGVLGVETIAYFPWCFFNLINPILSFTYALLGFQIKKIPPDEQVAESPKDTDFYGVSGQDGAEVPLGDESKPEH from the coding sequence ATGGTTGTCCCCAGCGACGCGCAACCCGCGCCTAAGAAGCCGAGCCTGTTCGATGCGCTGGTGCCCGTGATCTTCCTGATGATCTCGCTGGCCTTTGCCATCGTCATCTACGGTGACAACGCTATCGGCGGGCCGGTGCAGGTCTCGCTGTTCTTGTCCGCCATCGTCGCCGGATTGATGGGCTACAAGAACAGTCACTCGATTACCCGCATGAGCAAAGCGGCAGTAGACAGTATTGCCACCGCTATGGGGGCGATCTTCATCCTGTTTGCGGTAGGTGCGTTGATCGGCACCTGGAATATGTCTGGAACGATCGCGACCATGACTTCCTGGGGAATCCAGGTGCTCAATCCGAACTGGTTCTATCTCACCGCAGCTATCATCTGCGGCCTGATCGCTCTGGGCATCGGCAGCGCATGGACCGTGATGGGAACTATCGGTGTCGCGCTGATCGCTATCTCTGAGGCACTCGGGATCAACTCTGCGGCTGCTGCTGGTGCCGTGATCTCCGGTGCCTATTTCGGCGACAAGATGTCACCGCTGTCCGAGACCACAAACTTGGCTCCCGCGATATCCGGTACCGACCTGTATACGCATATCCGCTCGATGATGGTCACCACGATTCCCGCCATCCTGATCGCGCTTGGGCTGTTCGCATTCTTCGGATTGAGACAGGACGCCCGCGGCGACATTCCGGTGGATACGGCCGTCGAGGCCATCGAGAAGTACTACACCACCGGCATCATCACCCTCATACCACTGGCAGCGGTGATCTGGTTGGCGGTCAAACGCACGCCGCCGACGCTTGCCATTATCACCGGGGCCTTGCTCGGCGGCATTATCGCGATCATCTTCCAGACCGATCGTGTCATCGAGTTTGCGCAGTCCTCCCGATTGGATGCCGAGGCAGAGCCCGTCGGTAACACGCTGAACCTCATCGAAGGCGTCTGGGACGCGATGGCGATCGGCTACACGGTCGAGACCGAATTCCCAGCGTTGAACGATTTGCTGTCCGGCGGTGGCATGGAAAGCATGCTCAACACGATCTGGCTGATCATGGTGGCGCTGGCCTTCGGCGGCATTATGAATATCACCGGATTCCTCGGTCGTCTGATTGAGCCGCTGAAGAAGCGCGCGAAGACCGACCGGGGCGCCATGGTCGCCACCGGCACCACGGCCATCGGTATCAACGTCTTGGCGGCCGACCAGTACTTAGCCATCGTGCTCACCGGCAACGTATATAAGTACGACTTTCGTCAGCGTGGCATCGCACCGCAATCGTTGTCCCGACAGATTGAGGACACTGCTACCGTCACCTCACCCCTGATTCCGTGGAATAGTTGCGGCGCCTATGCGGCGGGTGTGTTGGGTGTGGAGACGATTGCCTACTTCCCGTGGTGTTTCTTCAACTTAATCAACCCGATCCTGTCGTTCACCTACGCGCTGTTGGGCTTCCAGATCAAGAAGATTCCCCCTGATGAGCAAGTGGCAGAAAGCCCTAAGGACACTGACTTCTACGGCGTGAGCGGCCAAGACGGTGCGGAAGTTCCGCTGGGAGACGAGTCCAAACCTGAGCATTAG
- a CDS encoding LON peptidase substrate-binding domain-containing protein, translating into MSVVPMFPLGSALLPHAPLPLRIFEARYLQMLGQLLESEQPEFGVVLIERGSEVGGGDQRFEVGTMARIIACEALADCMVIVGLGTRRIRIQEWLPDDPYPRAEVTDLDALTWDEADRLALQEVEQEVRAAAQLAAAESGDDIPADFEFSEDPVTAAWQLAALAPLGDLDRVKLLQVATTSELLEQTKAGTEDAVQLMRLLGGDPDSID; encoded by the coding sequence ATGTCAGTTGTTCCGATGTTTCCGCTGGGATCAGCACTGCTGCCGCACGCGCCACTGCCACTGCGGATTTTTGAGGCGCGCTATCTGCAAATGTTGGGTCAACTTTTGGAGTCAGAGCAGCCAGAGTTCGGCGTGGTCCTGATCGAGCGGGGGAGTGAAGTCGGTGGTGGTGACCAGCGGTTTGAGGTCGGCACTATGGCTCGGATCATTGCCTGTGAAGCACTAGCGGATTGCATGGTGATCGTCGGGCTGGGAACGCGTCGAATTCGTATCCAGGAGTGGCTGCCGGATGACCCCTATCCGCGAGCTGAAGTGACTGACCTCGACGCGCTGACGTGGGACGAGGCGGATCGCCTAGCCCTGCAGGAGGTTGAGCAGGAAGTTCGGGCGGCGGCACAACTAGCGGCTGCCGAGTCAGGCGATGACATTCCCGCCGATTTTGAATTCTCCGAAGATCCAGTCACCGCCGCATGGCAGCTGGCAGCACTGGCACCACTTGGTGATTTGGACCGAGTGAAACTCTTGCAGGTCGCCACAACGTCGGAACTGCTGGAGCAGACCAAGGCAGGTACCGAGGACGCGGTGCAACTCATGCGATTACTGGGCGGTGACCCGGACTCGATTGACTGA
- a CDS encoding DUF1643 domain-containing protein: MREPVSSRPADDSRRRYRYRLSRRWQQGSTLAVVGLNPSTADRFREDATTRRVTGLAKQLGHGGFVLVNLYGFRSTDPAGLLATQDPVGPGNDAAIRTAAREGDQILLAWGAAGERVSGFADRVAQVHRMLAPYRCWSQGVTTAGHPRHPLYNSATVQRYVWESSIGV; encoded by the coding sequence GTGCGGGAACCCGTGAGTAGTCGCCCGGCAGATGATTCTCGTCGTCGCTATCGCTATCGACTCTCTCGACGCTGGCAGCAGGGCAGCACCTTGGCGGTGGTCGGACTGAACCCATCCACCGCAGACCGGTTTCGCGAGGATGCCACCACGAGGCGGGTGACCGGGTTGGCGAAGCAGTTGGGTCACGGCGGTTTCGTTTTGGTCAATCTTTACGGCTTCCGCAGTACTGACCCGGCTGGGCTACTGGCCACACAAGACCCGGTGGGTCCGGGCAATGATGCCGCGATCCGCACGGCGGCACGGGAGGGGGATCAGATTCTGTTGGCCTGGGGAGCAGCCGGGGAGCGAGTGTCAGGTTTCGCTGATCGGGTCGCGCAGGTTCACCGAATGCTGGCGCCCTATCGCTGCTGGTCCCAAGGAGTCACGACAGCCGGCCATCCTCGCCACCCGCTCTACAACTCCGCCACAGTCCAGCGATACGTGTGGGAGTCATCCATCGGGGTGTAG